From the Ignavibacteriales bacterium genome, the window AATGGTACGTCACCTAGACGGGATTGGGTTTATCCGAGCATTTCGACGACAAACGATCAAAACTCTTCAAAATATTATGTAAATCTGGTAGCACAATCGGATGTCATACCGGGTTCATATCCATCGGGGAGTGCTAACGGTAAGTCCCTTGCCAAACAAATGTTTATCAGAATTGGGATAAATAAACCTCTCCTTGTAAATCCAATCTCAAATGAAATCCCGGACGAGTTTTATTTGTACCAAAACTATCCAAACCCATTTAACCCTGAGACAACGATACGTTTTTCAATAGCAAAGAGATCATTAGTTTCTCTCAAAGTCTATGATGTTAAGGGGGTGGAAGTAAGATCATTGATCGGAAATTCTATTTTGAATGCGGGAACATATGAGACTAATTTTCTATCTAACAGACTAAGTTCAGGAATTTACTATTATACTTTAAGAGTAGGAGTTATTTCATATACAAAGAAAATGGTTCTGGTGAAATAGTTAAAGAATCGCCCCTATTTCGCAATAATTGTCGTCATTGGGAATTAATACAGAATTGACATAACTGCCGATTACTGTTATATTACTGCATCTACTACATTTACAAACGTCTTAAATTACTTTCTTTAATAATACAATCCAATAACTATGAAAAAATTAATATTTACTTTTGTATTTTTGGTTGTCAGTATGAGTTGTCTGGATACTTTCGCGCAAACAGACAGGATAAGTATTATTCCTCAAAGGAAGCTTGATGATTTTGGAGTAAGTAAATCACTTGCCCCTCTTAATACTTCGCCAATATCAGCTCCGTTTACGCTTGGAGCAGGTTTTTACTCGGGTGATGTCATTATTGGTCCAGAGGTTTTAACCGGCAATGACGGGTTTTATGATTACAAAACAAACGGTGAGGCTAATCACTACATCCAGGTAGATCCCGGAAACCCTCTTTTACTGCATGCAATTGATGTTCAGGCAGATACGACTGATGGAGCCGGAGCAACAACAAGAAGAACAGAGTACGCAATATCTACCGATGGCGGAAGTACCTGGGCATATGTAACTAACGTTCCATTGATCAGGTCCGGATTTGCCGTATTACAATTGGCACCGGGCGTTGGTGACAAGGTTGCAGCAATCGCGAACCATAATCAGCCGGTAGGATTTCCACTAAGTGCGCAGTTGTATTTAGATGCATTTTCTCAGCTAGGATCTTTTACGGAGTATAATCAGATGGGCGAGGCTATATGGCCACAAATGACTGTTTTGAATAACGGAAACATCATCATAGTGTCAAGACCTCAATCGGCATCTTCGGCACAAAACGATACAGTATTTTATTCCATATGGGATGGCGCAACCATCGGTCCTTTAAACGTTTTGTGGGTAGCAACGCCTCCATATTCAGGCGGGGTTGCATTTAGTAACATGGCTTTTAACATTGCAAACAACGGTAACGGGACGGTAGGAATGATCGCTAATCCTGAAACCGAAACTGACGTACTGGATAACCCTATTGTGCATATGAGGATCTCAACTGATAATGGAGCAACATTAGGCACAGCATTTGACATATTTACACCATTTCTCGAGAATGGGGATCAGGACACTGTAGCGATTTCTGGTGGTCATGACCTCACGTTTAAGCAAGGTACTGACGACTGGTATTGGGTTGCCAGCGGTACGGCGGACGGTCTATTTGCAAAGACAAGATTATTTTTGATAAGAGGAACGGGAACTAC encodes:
- a CDS encoding T9SS type A sorting domain-containing protein encodes the protein MKKLIFTFVFLVVSMSCLDTFAQTDRISIIPQRKLDDFGVSKSLAPLNTSPISAPFTLGAGFYSGDVIIGPEVLTGNDGFYDYKTNGEANHYIQVDPGNPLLLHAIDVQADTTDGAGATTRRTEYAISTDGGSTWAYVTNVPLIRSGFAVLQLAPGVGDKVAAIANHNQPVGFPLSAQLYLDAFSQLGSFTEYNQMGEAIWPQMTVLNNGNIIIVSRPQSASSAQNDTVFYSIWDGATIGPLNVLWVATPPYSGGVAFSNMAFNIANNGNGTVGMIANPETETDVLDNPIVHMRISTDNGATLGTAFDIFTPFLENGDQDTVAISGGHDLTFKQGTDDWYWVASGTADGLFAKTRLFLIRGTGTTVTSTTVIADTVNLPMMARTFYQPWAFQMAIDHPKFGWSADNNVLYCSYDVVTQDSGMNGFNTRDVFYQYSTDAGTTWSDPVQVTNTPTIDEGFPSISLWNAGTNPASYELNIVYMKDVGDGPTSFNGSNATAPESHNFQVYRKITLATTGIHNNTISNPNEYSLLQNYPNPFNPSTTIEFNVPQKDFVSLKVYNSAGKEVATLVNGSISAGSHKVSFNSSSLSSGVYFYTLVSGDFRETKKMVLLK